In Halogeometricum borinquense DSM 11551, a single genomic region encodes these proteins:
- a CDS encoding IS6-like element ISHbo1 family transposase translates to MLADLLSECFETDYEETWERERTATPVRVFAVQLHATGCSLRETKEILRILGVERSHQAVWQWVHRLADSGHNPPEATPKRVAVDETAVKINGEWSWLYAAIDIETKLILDVELFGRHGTDPAAAFLHRLSEKHDLSDAVFLVDGYGYQTALSRLGLSGRLDYVERNLIEKWFHTLKMRVDRFHNSWVGSHGSVREWFIQFAQYYNFQRPHQSLNGRTPVEEVTN, encoded by the coding sequence ATGCTCGCAGACCTGCTCAGCGAGTGCTTTGAGACGGATTATGAAGAAACTTGGGAGCGTGAGCGGACGGCGACACCCGTCAGGGTGTTCGCCGTCCAGCTCCACGCGACCGGGTGTTCGCTTAGAGAGACAAAAGAAATTCTTCGAATACTCGGCGTTGAACGCTCTCATCAAGCTGTTTGGCAGTGGGTACATCGACTGGCTGACAGCGGTCACAACCCGCCTGAGGCAACGCCGAAGCGGGTTGCGGTTGATGAGACCGCTGTCAAAATCAACGGTGAGTGGTCTTGGTTGTACGCCGCAATAGACATCGAGACGAAGCTGATTCTCGATGTCGAGTTGTTTGGACGGCATGGTACCGATCCGGCTGCTGCGTTTCTCCATCGACTTTCCGAGAAACATGATCTCTCAGATGCTGTGTTTCTGGTTGATGGCTATGGCTATCAGACTGCCCTCTCTCGATTAGGATTGAGCGGTCGGCTTGACTACGTCGAGCGAAACCTCATCGAAAAATGGTTTCATACCCTCAAAATGCGAGTCGACCGCTTCCATAATTCGTGGGTGGGCAGTCACGGAAGCGTCCGCGAGTGGTTCATACAATTTGCGCAATACTATAACTTTCAACGACCGCATCAATCGCTCAACGGACGTACGCCGGTTGAGGAGGTCACTAACTAG